A genomic stretch from Pontivivens ytuae includes:
- a CDS encoding penicillin-binding protein 1A: protein MRYLTRFIGWVFSALVLAIPMAALTVGFVIWAYSEGLPDPEELASYEPQTLSRVYSEDGILMDEYLRERRVFVPIDEVPDLVKQAFISAEDKNFYTHPGFDARGMVSAAIDTLQGNTRGASTITQQVVKNFLLSGEREIERKIREVILAVRLENVLSKDQILELYLNEIFLGQNSYGIVAAANNYFGKTLEELTAEEAAYLAVLPKAPSTYHPVRQESRAIARRNYVLREMQENGYLTQEEFETARAAPLLSVQGGDYQPAEQVATDRNYFTEEIRRQLTRQLGEDRLLTGGLTIRATIEPEVQEAAASALRQRLVEYDRERSGYRGPLAHIEQELDPENEEQWRLALAATRGVRDVPDWHMAVVLDMDAESARIGIEGVDEPEEGGHRLYVRDFQWARPRLEGTRVGSAPDSPDDILAVGDVILVTAGLNEDGTFRNWNLRQVPELQGAFMVMDHRTGRVLAMQGGFSYDATSFNRATQATRQPGSAFKPFVYAAALDSGFTPNSMILDAPFTMEVPGQEDWRPKNYSGSTSFNGPTLMRTGLERSLNLMTVRIADTVGMDVIAGYAEDFGIYDEMQPYLPISLGAQETTLYRLISAYAMFANGGQEVEPTMVDRIQDRRGNTIYRHDQRVCEGCEVTAFSDQPEPFIYSTAERTMSRITAFRLISMLEGVVDRGTAARLASLPVPLAGKTGTTNESRDAWFIGFTPDIVAGCYIGFDTPRNMGEGGTGGGMCGPVFRAFMEDYLELRPADPGRFQPPTGVEAVKIARGSGVRLPDAATGDWVWEVFPNGAAPSVGQAAAVIGEAYDLSDLPETTGGDVFVETLPGSDAGTGGSVPVPAPPSISDDALGGGGLY, encoded by the coding sequence ATGCGGTATCTGACTCGTTTCATCGGCTGGGTGTTCTCGGCCCTCGTCCTCGCCATTCCCATGGCGGCCCTCACCGTCGGCTTCGTGATCTGGGCCTATTCCGAGGGGCTACCGGATCCAGAGGAACTGGCGAGCTACGAGCCCCAGACGCTCAGCCGCGTCTATTCCGAGGACGGCATTCTGATGGACGAGTACCTGCGCGAGCGGCGCGTCTTCGTGCCGATCGACGAGGTGCCGGACCTGGTGAAGCAGGCCTTCATCTCCGCCGAGGACAAGAACTTCTACACCCACCCGGGCTTCGACGCGCGCGGCATGGTCTCGGCCGCCATCGACACGCTGCAGGGCAACACCCGCGGCGCCTCCACCATCACGCAGCAGGTGGTAAAGAACTTCCTGCTGTCCGGTGAGCGGGAGATCGAGCGCAAGATCCGCGAGGTCATCCTCGCCGTGCGGCTGGAGAACGTGCTGAGCAAGGATCAGATCCTGGAGCTCTATCTCAACGAGATCTTCCTGGGCCAGAACAGCTACGGCATCGTGGCCGCCGCCAACAACTACTTCGGCAAGACGCTGGAGGAGCTGACGGCGGAGGAGGCGGCCTACCTCGCCGTCCTGCCGAAGGCGCCCTCGACCTATCACCCCGTCCGGCAGGAGAGCCGCGCTATCGCCCGCCGCAACTACGTGCTGCGCGAGATGCAGGAGAACGGCTACCTCACGCAGGAGGAGTTCGAGACGGCCCGCGCGGCCCCGCTCCTCTCCGTCCAGGGCGGTGACTACCAGCCTGCGGAGCAGGTGGCGACCGACCGCAACTACTTCACCGAGGAGATCCGCCGCCAGCTCACCCGCCAGCTCGGCGAGGACCGGCTGCTGACCGGCGGTCTCACCATCCGCGCAACGATTGAGCCCGAGGTGCAGGAGGCCGCGGCCTCGGCCCTGCGCCAGCGCCTCGTGGAGTACGATCGGGAGCGCAGCGGCTATCGCGGCCCGCTCGCCCATATCGAGCAGGAGCTCGACCCGGAGAACGAGGAGCAGTGGCGCCTCGCCCTCGCCGCCACCCGCGGCGTGCGCGACGTGCCCGATTGGCACATGGCGGTCGTCCTCGACATGGACGCCGAAAGTGCCCGCATCGGCATCGAGGGCGTGGACGAGCCCGAGGAGGGCGGCCACCGCCTCTATGTCCGCGATTTCCAATGGGCCCGGCCGCGGCTGGAGGGCACGCGTGTCGGCTCCGCCCCCGACAGCCCCGACGATATCCTCGCGGTCGGCGATGTGATCCTCGTGACCGCGGGCCTCAACGAGGACGGCACCTTCCGCAACTGGAACCTGCGGCAGGTGCCGGAGCTTCAGGGCGCGTTCATGGTGATGGATCACCGCACGGGCCGCGTGCTCGCGATGCAGGGTGGGTTCTCCTACGACGCGACCAGCTTCAACCGCGCGACGCAGGCGACGCGGCAGCCAGGCTCGGCCTTCAAGCCCTTCGTCTACGCCGCCGCCCTCGACAGCGGGTTCACGCCGAACTCCATGATCCTCGATGCGCCCTTCACCATGGAGGTGCCGGGGCAGGAGGACTGGCGGCCGAAGAACTATTCCGGCTCCACTTCCTTCAACGGGCCAACGCTGATGCGCACGGGGCTGGAGCGCTCGCTCAACCTCATGACCGTGCGGATCGCCGATACGGTCGGGATGGACGTGATCGCGGGCTATGCGGAGGATTTCGGCATCTATGACGAGATGCAGCCCTACCTGCCGATCTCCCTCGGCGCGCAGGAAACCACGCTCTACCGCCTGATCTCGGCCTACGCGATGTTCGCGAATGGCGGGCAGGAGGTCGAGCCCACGATGGTAGACCGCATTCAGGATCGGCGTGGCAACACGATCTACCGCCACGATCAGCGGGTGTGCGAGGGGTGCGAGGTCACGGCCTTCTCCGACCAGCCGGAGCCCTTCATCTACTCCACTGCCGAGCGGACGATGAGCCGGATCACGGCCTTCCGCCTGATCTCGATGCTGGAGGGCGTCGTGGACCGGGGCACGGCGGCACGGCTCGCCTCCCTGCCGGTGCCGCTCGCAGGCAAGACCGGCACGACGAACGAGAGCCGGGACGCGTGGTTCATCGGCTTCACGCCGGACATCGTGGCGGGCTGCTATATCGGCTTCGACACGCCCCGCAACATGGGCGAGGGCGGCACCGGCGGCGGCATGTGCGGCCCGGTCTTCCGTGCTTTCATGGAGGATTACCTGGAGCTGCGTCCGGCCGATCCCGGCCGCTTCCAGCCGCCCACCGGCGTCGAAGCGGTCAAGATCGCCCGCGGGTCCGGCGTGCGCCTGCCCGATGCCGCGACCGGCGACTGGGTGTGGGAGGTCTTCCCGAATGGCGCGGCCCCGTCCGTGGGTCAGGCGGCCGCCGTGATCGGCGAGGCCTACGACCTCTCCGACCTGCCGGAGACCACGGGCGGCGATGTCTTTGTCGAGACGCTGCCGGGTAGCGACGCAGGCACCGGGGGCTCCGTCCCCGTACCGGCGCCGCCCTCGATCAGCGACGACGCACTAGGCGGCGGCGGGCTCTACTAG
- a CDS encoding ABC transporter substrate-binding protein produces MKFVKAAIFASLLVTPVAAEEQPVLRAAVLEYGTVNWELDTIEREGFDTANGFDLQVQGVGGSAAAQVAFQGGETDVIVSDWLWVARQRAAGRDYVFIPYSRAVGGVMVPADSGVESLADLAGQTVGIAGGPLDKSWLILRAYAQQEHGMDLVAETEQVFGAPPLIFQTAMQGELGGAVNFWHFMAKMEAGGMRQIISTVEAAEALGLDPDTPLLGYVVRGEMLEENPELVAGLAAASRAAKDLLASDDAAWEPLRERMRANDEAQFEALKAGFRAGIPAPGPVDEAAADRMLRLMAELGGEELMGTATELPDGLFVQPGL; encoded by the coding sequence ATGAAATTCGTGAAGGCCGCGATCTTCGCATCCCTGCTCGTGACACCGGTCGCGGCGGAGGAACAGCCGGTGCTCCGCGCCGCGGTGCTCGAATACGGCACGGTGAACTGGGAGCTCGACACGATCGAGCGCGAGGGCTTCGACACCGCCAACGGCTTCGACCTGCAGGTGCAGGGCGTGGGCGGCAGTGCGGCCGCGCAAGTGGCCTTCCAGGGCGGCGAGACGGATGTCATCGTCTCCGACTGGCTGTGGGTCGCGCGGCAGCGCGCGGCGGGTCGCGACTACGTCTTCATCCCCTATTCCCGCGCGGTGGGCGGCGTGATGGTGCCGGCGGACAGCGGCGTCGAGAGCCTCGCCGATCTCGCCGGGCAGACCGTGGGCATCGCGGGCGGGCCCCTCGACAAGAGCTGGCTGATCCTGCGCGCCTATGCCCAGCAGGAGCACGGGATGGACCTCGTGGCCGAGACCGAGCAGGTCTTCGGCGCGCCGCCCCTGATCTTCCAGACCGCGATGCAGGGCGAGCTGGGTGGGGCGGTCAACTTCTGGCACTTCATGGCGAAGATGGAGGCGGGCGGCATGCGCCAGATCATCTCCACCGTCGAGGCGGCCGAGGCGTTGGGCCTCGATCCGGACACGCCGCTCCTCGGCTATGTCGTGCGCGGCGAGATGCTGGAGGAGAACCCGGAGCTCGTCGCGGGCCTCGCCGCCGCCTCCCGTGCCGCAAAGGACCTGCTGGCCAGCGACGATGCGGCGTGGGAGCCGCTGCGCGAGCGGATGCGCGCCAATGACGAGGCGCAGTTCGAGGCCCTGAAAGCCGGTTTCCGCGCCGGCATCCCGGCCCCGGGTCCCGTGGACGAGGCCGCCGCCGACCGCATGCTGCGCCTGATGGCGGAGCTCGGCGGGGAGGAGCTGATGGGCACCGCGACTGAGCTGCCCGACGGCCTCTTCGTGCAGCCCGGCCTCTGA
- a CDS encoding MFS transporter: protein MTTATAAPGGQETFCPKKRRRFVLIAAILASAMGFIDGSVVSVAVPAMRESLNASLADIQWVNNAYMLTLSAFILVGGAAGDRYGVARVFVWGIGLFVVASVLCALAPTVETLIPARALKGIGAAIMVPGSLAIISKSYPKGERGQAIGIWAAASAVTTAIGPILGGAILSAGNAEFWRVIFLINLPIGAIALWLLIVKVPRDEAEHDDPLDWTGAALATLALGLIAWAMTGPEGENGVPDTGHIATFGIAGLAALVAFVVWEGRAKHPMMPLRLFAMPGFASANAVTFTLYFALGAVLFYLPMTLISGWGISEVQVTLLFLPLTLFIAPMSAPIGKLADKVGPAPLIGAGSACVALAYASLAYGIGWQSFWAHVLPSMALMGFGMGLVVSPLSAAVMGSVEDEDSGAASGINNAISRMAGLVAVAAMGGVAAAAFAGAGGDVTIGFGDPDAGADPTSAGFAAIAWVTAALSALSSALAFTTLRWGPPQPD, encoded by the coding sequence ATGACCACCGCCACAGCCGCGCCCGGCGGTCAGGAAACCTTCTGCCCCAAGAAGCGCCGCCGCTTCGTCCTGATCGCCGCCATCCTCGCCTCAGCCATGGGGTTCATCGACGGCTCGGTGGTCTCGGTCGCGGTTCCGGCCATGCGCGAAAGCCTGAACGCCTCGCTCGCCGACATCCAGTGGGTGAACAATGCCTACATGCTCACCCTCTCGGCCTTCATCCTGGTGGGCGGCGCGGCAGGCGACCGCTACGGCGTGGCGCGCGTCTTCGTCTGGGGGATTGGTCTTTTCGTCGTCGCCTCCGTCCTCTGCGCGCTGGCCCCGACGGTGGAGACGCTGATCCCCGCCCGCGCGCTCAAGGGGATCGGGGCGGCGATCATGGTGCCCGGCAGCCTCGCCATCATCTCCAAGAGCTATCCGAAGGGCGAGCGGGGGCAGGCGATCGGCATCTGGGCCGCCGCCTCCGCCGTCACCACCGCCATCGGCCCGATCCTGGGCGGCGCGATCCTGAGCGCGGGCAATGCCGAGTTCTGGCGCGTGATCTTCCTCATCAACTTGCCGATCGGCGCGATCGCGCTGTGGCTGCTGATCGTGAAGGTGCCGCGCGACGAGGCCGAGCACGACGACCCGCTCGACTGGACCGGGGCGGCCCTCGCGACCCTGGCGCTCGGCCTGATCGCCTGGGCGATGACCGGGCCGGAGGGCGAGAACGGCGTGCCGGATACAGGCCATATCGCGACCTTCGGTATCGCGGGCCTCGCCGCACTCGTCGCCTTCGTGGTGTGGGAGGGGCGGGCGAAGCATCCGATGATGCCGCTCAGGCTCTTTGCCATGCCCGGTTTCGCCTCGGCCAATGCGGTGACCTTCACGCTCTACTTCGCGCTGGGTGCCGTGCTCTTCTACCTGCCGATGACGCTGATTTCGGGGTGGGGGATCAGCGAGGTGCAGGTGACGTTGCTCTTCCTGCCGCTCACGCTCTTCATCGCGCCGATGTCGGCACCCATCGGGAAGCTCGCGGACAAGGTCGGCCCCGCGCCGCTGATCGGGGCCGGTTCGGCTTGCGTGGCGCTCGCCTATGCGAGCCTCGCCTACGGGATCGGGTGGCAGAGCTTCTGGGCCCACGTCCTGCCGTCGATGGCGCTGATGGGCTTCGGCATGGGCCTTGTGGTCTCGCCGCTGTCGGCGGCCGTCATGGGATCGGTCGAGGATGAGGACAGCGGCGCCGCCTCCGGCATCAACAACGCGATCAGCCGGATGGCAGGGCTGGTGGCCGTGGCGGCTATGGGCGGCGTCGCGGCGGCGGCCTTTGCCGGGGCGGGGGGAGATGTGACCATCGGCTTCGGCGACCCGGATGCAGGCGCCGATCCCACGAGCGCGGGCTTCGCCGCCATTGCCTGGGTGACGGCCGCCCTGTCGGCGCTGTCGAGCGCGCTCGCCTTCACCACCCTGCGCTGGGGGCCGCCGCAGCCCGATTGA
- a CDS encoding PQQ-dependent methanol/ethanol family dehydrogenase, whose protein sequence is MNRFASIAATLAATTAMLTVAAQAQVTEEDLANDQTITTQVVTNGMGRHLQRYSPLDTLNRDNVANLVPAWAFSLGGEKQRGQETQPLVYDGIMYITGSYSRLYAIDVETGEEIWQYDARLPEGILPCCDVVNRGAAIYGDKIIFGTLDATIVALDYKTGDVVWRDRIADYRAGYSYTAAPLIVDGLVITGNSGGEFGIVGEVQARNVENGDLVWTRPVIEGHMGTLNGEESTMTGELNASWPGDMWQTGGGATWLGGSYDADTDTLVFGTGNPAPWNSWLRAGGTESDDLMGDALYAASRLGIDPATGEIKWHFQTTPREGWDYDGVNEVIPFVDADGNQRYATADRNGFFYVLNREDGAFVDAWPFVKDISWAEGIDENGRPIFVEENRPGDPSASADGARGETIFASPSFLGGKNWMPMSYSQRTGLFYVPSNEWGMDIWNEPVTYRRGAAYLGSGFTIKPNYEDHIGSLKAIDPLTGEWVWEVQNGAPLWGGVMTTAGGLVFTGTPEGHLVAYDDETGEELWSFQTGSGIVGQPITWEQNGTQYVSVISGWGGAVPLWGGEVAATVNYLNQGGLLWTFRLPEELAASE, encoded by the coding sequence ATGAACCGGTTCGCATCCATTGCGGCGACGTTGGCCGCGACGACGGCGATGCTCACCGTCGCCGCTCAGGCGCAGGTCACGGAGGAGGATCTCGCCAACGACCAGACCATCACGACGCAGGTCGTGACGAACGGCATGGGCCGGCACCTCCAGCGTTACAGCCCGCTCGACACGCTCAACCGCGACAACGTGGCGAACCTGGTTCCGGCCTGGGCCTTCTCGCTGGGCGGGGAGAAGCAGCGCGGACAGGAAACCCAGCCGCTGGTCTATGACGGCATCATGTACATCACCGGCTCCTACAGCCGCCTCTACGCGATCGACGTGGAGACAGGCGAGGAGATCTGGCAATACGACGCCCGCCTGCCCGAGGGCATCCTGCCCTGCTGCGACGTGGTCAACCGCGGGGCGGCGATCTACGGCGACAAGATCATCTTCGGCACGCTGGACGCGACCATCGTAGCACTCGACTACAAGACCGGCGACGTGGTCTGGCGCGACCGGATCGCCGACTACCGCGCCGGCTATTCCTACACCGCGGCCCCGCTGATCGTGGACGGCCTCGTGATCACCGGCAACTCCGGCGGCGAGTTCGGGATCGTCGGCGAGGTTCAGGCCCGCAACGTGGAGAACGGCGACCTCGTCTGGACCCGCCCCGTGATCGAGGGCCACATGGGCACCCTCAACGGGGAGGAGAGCACCATGACCGGTGAGCTCAATGCGAGCTGGCCCGGCGACATGTGGCAGACGGGCGGCGGCGCGACCTGGCTCGGCGGCTCCTATGACGCGGACACCGACACGCTGGTCTTCGGCACCGGCAACCCGGCACCCTGGAACTCCTGGCTGCGCGCCGGCGGGACCGAGAGCGACGACCTGATGGGCGACGCGCTCTACGCCGCCTCCCGCCTCGGCATCGATCCTGCGACGGGCGAGATCAAGTGGCACTTCCAGACCACCCCGCGCGAGGGCTGGGACTATGACGGCGTGAACGAGGTGATCCCGTTCGTGGATGCGGACGGCAACCAGCGCTACGCCACCGCCGACCGCAACGGCTTCTTCTACGTGCTGAACCGCGAGGACGGCGCGTTCGTCGACGCCTGGCCCTTCGTGAAGGACATCTCCTGGGCCGAAGGCATCGACGAGAACGGCCGCCCGATCTTCGTCGAGGAGAACCGGCCCGGCGATCCCTCCGCCTCCGCCGACGGGGCGCGCGGCGAGACGATCTTCGCCTCGCCCTCCTTCCTCGGCGGCAAGAACTGGATGCCGATGTCCTATTCCCAGCGCACCGGCCTCTTCTACGTCCCGTCCAACGAGTGGGGCATGGATATCTGGAACGAGCCGGTGACCTACCGCCGCGGCGCGGCCTATCTCGGCTCCGGCTTCACGATCAAGCCGAACTACGAGGACCATATCGGCTCGCTCAAGGCCATCGACCCACTGACCGGCGAGTGGGTGTGGGAGGTGCAGAACGGCGCCCCGCTCTGGGGTGGCGTGATGACCACCGCGGGCGGCCTCGTCTTCACCGGCACGCCCGAGGGGCACCTCGTCGCCTATGACGACGAGACCGGTGAGGAGCTGTGGTCCTTCCAGACCGGCTCCGGCATCGTCGGCCAGCCGATCACGTGGGAGCAGAACGGGACGCAATACGTCTCCGTCATCTCCGGCTGGGGCGGCGCGGTTCCGCTCTGGGGTGGCGAAGTGGCCGCGACCGTGAACTACCTGAACCAGGGTGGCCTGCTCTGGACCTTCCGCCTGCCGGAAGAGCTGGCCGCCAGCGAGTAA
- a CDS encoding class I SAM-dependent methyltransferase, producing the protein MSWDQSADAWIASQGAHGDFARQYVLDTPMLARVRAFAPRRLLDLGCGEGRFCRRLAGDVEELTGLDPTTTLIARARALGGARFVEGRAERMPFADDSFDMVVSYLTLLDIGEIDAALDEVRRVLRPGGRVLIANLTGFATAANGTCGTWSSRPDGSRDMTVRRYLECRGEMVEWNGVSIENWHRPLSFYMQAFLSRGFTLTHFDEPACTDPAHPKAEAYDNAPYHLMMEWQAR; encoded by the coding sequence GTGAGTTGGGATCAGTCCGCCGACGCCTGGATCGCGAGCCAGGGCGCGCATGGCGACTTCGCCCGACAATATGTCCTCGACACCCCTATGCTGGCCCGTGTGCGCGCCTTCGCGCCGCGCCGCCTGCTCGATCTCGGCTGCGGCGAGGGCCGCTTCTGCCGCAGGCTCGCGGGCGATGTCGAGGAGCTGACCGGCCTCGATCCCACCACCACCCTCATCGCCCGGGCCCGCGCCCTCGGCGGCGCGCGCTTCGTGGAGGGCCGTGCCGAGCGCATGCCCTTCGCCGATGACAGCTTCGACATGGTCGTGAGCTACTTGACCCTGCTCGATATCGGCGAGATCGACGCGGCCCTGGATGAGGTCCGCCGCGTGCTGCGCCCCGGTGGCCGGGTGCTGATCGCCAACCTCACCGGCTTCGCGACGGCGGCGAACGGTACGTGCGGTACGTGGTCCAGCCGACCTGATGGCAGCCGCGACATGACCGTGCGGCGCTATCTCGAATGCCGTGGTGAGATGGTCGAGTGGAACGGCGTCTCCATCGAGAACTGGCATCGGCCGCTATCGTTCTACATGCAGGCCTTCCTCTCCCGCGGCTTCACGCTCACCCATTTCGACGAGCCCGCGTGCACCGATCCTGCGCACCCCAAGGCGGAAGCCTACGACAACGCGCCCTATCACCTGATGATGGAGTGGCAGGCCCGCTGA
- a CDS encoding N-acetylmuramoyl-L-alanine amidase family protein, which translates to MRQILKGLATGALALALCGPVLAEPRVTGISADTEGWLSKTMTLRIALSEVAPFRVALPEDGTVRVEFDGAEAAPDLRLEPDAYLQRYRASAPDDETLRLDIGINRAAELEQARIDRSGAAPALVLTLALARSTVTPGAAPQVAAADALPVIVLDPGHGGVDPGAIRDGVAEKEIALTFGLELAEALRATGRYEVYLTRETDTFLTLRERVRTARSHGAALFLSLHANTVTEGNASGAAVYTLSARASDREAAALAALENRADAVGGAQLAVEDDDLAALLTDMAQRETNLRSVHLAEALVEGLGSSVGVIRSNPHRAAGFRVLKAPDVPSVLVELGFLSDSEDLANMTSPIWRGHAADGVIAAVDAWASRDRVLAPQLAATSVPLRD; encoded by the coding sequence ATGCGACAGATCCTGAAGGGGCTCGCCACCGGTGCGCTTGCCCTTGCGTTATGCGGACCGGTTCTGGCCGAGCCGCGCGTCACCGGCATTTCGGCGGATACCGAAGGCTGGCTGAGCAAGACCATGACCCTGCGCATCGCGCTGAGCGAGGTCGCGCCGTTCCGCGTGGCGTTGCCGGAGGATGGCACCGTGCGCGTCGAGTTCGACGGGGCCGAGGCCGCGCCCGACCTGCGGCTGGAGCCCGACGCCTATCTGCAGCGCTACCGCGCCAGCGCCCCAGATGACGAGACGCTGCGCCTCGATATCGGCATCAACCGCGCCGCCGAGCTGGAGCAGGCACGGATCGACCGCAGTGGCGCCGCGCCCGCGCTGGTGCTGACCCTCGCGCTCGCCCGCAGCACCGTGACGCCCGGTGCCGCCCCCCAAGTCGCCGCGGCGGATGCGCTGCCGGTCATCGTGCTCGACCCGGGTCATGGCGGCGTCGATCCCGGCGCCATTCGCGACGGCGTGGCGGAGAAGGAGATCGCGCTCACCTTCGGGCTGGAGCTCGCCGAAGCCCTGCGCGCCACGGGCCGCTACGAGGTGTACCTCACCCGCGAGACCGACACCTTTCTCACCCTGCGCGAGCGGGTGCGGACCGCGCGCAGCCACGGCGCGGCGCTGTTCCTTTCGCTCCACGCCAATACGGTGACGGAGGGCAATGCCTCCGGCGCTGCCGTCTACACCCTCTCCGCCCGCGCCAGCGACCGGGAGGCCGCGGCCCTCGCCGCACTCGAGAACCGTGCCGATGCGGTGGGTGGCGCGCAACTCGCCGTGGAGGACGACGACCTCGCCGCCCTCCTGACAGATATGGCACAGCGGGAGACGAATCTGCGCTCCGTCCACCTGGCCGAGGCGTTGGTGGAGGGGTTGGGCAGCTCCGTCGGTGTGATCCGCTCCAATCCGCATCGCGCGGCCGGCTTCCGCGTGCTGAAAGCGCCGGACGTGCCTTCAGTGCTGGTCGAACTGGGTTTTCTGTCGGATTCAGAAGATCTTGCGAACATGACTTCACCTATCTGGCGGGGCCATGCCGCCGATGGGGTGATTGCGGCAGTCGACGCGTGGGCCTCGCGCGATCGTGTCCTCGCGCCGCAACTCGCAGCGACGTCCGTGCCGCTCCGGGACTGA
- a CDS encoding ABC transporter ATP-binding protein yields MFDTGGPGPVLALQLRGMAYGAEAVLGPLDLTVERGETVAITGPSGIGKSTLLRIVAGLEPGFDGRREVPGRIAMVFQEPTLLRWRSARDNLRLADGIDGARADAALAEVGLDGLGDRFPDQLSLGQQRRLALARAFASEPDLMLMDEPFVSLDARLADEMMGLFEELRARRHLGTLLVTHVAAEAERLATRILTLSGRPATLA; encoded by the coding sequence ATGTTCGACACAGGCGGCCCCGGCCCGGTCCTCGCCCTGCAGCTGCGGGGCATGGCCTACGGAGCCGAGGCCGTGCTGGGGCCGCTCGACCTGACCGTTGAGCGGGGGGAGACGGTGGCGATCACCGGTCCGTCGGGCATCGGCAAGTCGACGCTGCTGCGCATCGTGGCGGGGCTGGAGCCCGGCTTCGACGGGCGGCGGGAGGTGCCGGGGCGCATCGCCATGGTCTTTCAGGAGCCGACCCTGCTGCGCTGGCGCTCGGCCCGCGACAACCTGCGGCTCGCCGACGGGATCGATGGCGCGCGCGCCGATGCGGCGCTGGCGGAGGTGGGGCTCGACGGTCTGGGCGACCGCTTCCCCGACCAGCTCTCCCTCGGCCAGCAGCGGCGGCTGGCTCTGGCCCGCGCCTTCGCCTCCGAGCCCGACCTGATGCTGATGGACGAGCCCTTCGTGTCGCTCGACGCGCGGCTCGCCGACGAGATGATGGGACTTTTCGAGGAGCTGCGCGCGCGCCGCCACCTCGGCACGCTCCTGGTCACGCATGTGGCGGCGGAGGCGGAGCGGCTGGCGACCCGCATCCTCACCCTCTCGGGCCGCCCGGCGACCCTCGCCTGA